A section of the Petrimonas sulfuriphila genome encodes:
- a CDS encoding cation transporter: protein MKTKILVTFALSGLLFISCNSGTSKENKTQREHIEMTPGTVNEEHAMLGVKGSCEMCKDRIEKAAKSVENVTFASWDMEKQELHLNFDPDKTSIETISKAIAAAGHDTDKDKAPDEVYNALPACCKYREP, encoded by the coding sequence ATGAAAACAAAAATTTTAGTGACATTTGCACTGAGCGGATTATTGTTCATTTCCTGCAATTCAGGAACCTCCAAAGAAAATAAAACGCAGAGAGAGCACATAGAGATGACACCCGGAACGGTCAACGAAGAGCATGCCATGCTTGGCGTAAAGGGAAGTTGTGAAATGTGCAAGGATCGTATCGAGAAGGCAGCAAAGAGTGTGGAAAACGTCACTTTTGCAAGCTGGGATATGGAAAAGCAAGAACTCCATCTGAATTTTGATCCCGACAAAACCAGTATTGAGACTATCAGTAAGGCTATTGCCGCAGCTGGACACGATACAGACAAGGACAAAGCACCTGACGAGGTCTATAACGCTTTGCCCGCTTGTTGCAAATACAGGGAACCGTGA
- a CDS encoding glycoside hydrolase family 16 protein, with product MPALLLNLSACSEQKKSDPKNDKWTLVWEDDFKGKQLDTTQWSKIPRGKSDWNNYMSDYDGLYVMKDGNLVLRGIQNHVLPNDTAPFLTGGVYTKDKRTFGLGRLEIKAKLNPAKGAWPAFWMLPKEGKWPDGGEIDIMERLSHDKLIYQTVHSRYTQTDSLRVNPPASSIVGMNPDTYNVYALEKYPDSLVFYVNGTRTKNYPRITTSQEGQFPFADQEFYLLLDMQLGGSWVGAVNPAELPVEMYIDWVRYYEPKKN from the coding sequence ATGCCGGCCCTATTGTTGAATCTTTCCGCTTGTTCGGAACAAAAAAAAAGCGATCCGAAAAATGATAAATGGACACTGGTCTGGGAAGACGATTTCAAAGGGAAACAACTGGATACTACCCAATGGTCTAAAATTCCCCGGGGAAAAAGCGATTGGAACAATTACATGAGCGATTACGACGGACTGTATGTTATGAAAGACGGTAACCTGGTGCTGAGGGGTATCCAGAACCACGTTTTACCCAACGATACGGCTCCTTTTCTGACGGGCGGGGTTTATACCAAAGACAAACGGACATTCGGACTGGGTCGTTTGGAGATAAAGGCAAAATTAAATCCTGCTAAAGGTGCCTGGCCTGCATTCTGGATGCTCCCGAAAGAAGGGAAATGGCCCGATGGAGGTGAAATAGACATTATGGAAAGGTTAAGCCACGACAAGCTTATTTATCAAACCGTACATTCCAGGTATACACAAACCGACAGTTTACGGGTTAATCCGCCAGCCAGTTCCATTGTGGGTATGAATCCCGATACCTACAACGTATACGCCCTTGAAAAATACCCGGACAGCCTGGTTTTCTATGTGAACGGCACCCGGACAAAAAATTATCCGCGGATTACAACTTCTCAGGAAGGGCAATTTCCATTTGCTGACCAGGAGTTCTACCTGTTGCTCGACATGCAGCTGGGCGGCAGTTGGGTAGGGGCTGTCAATCCGGCGGAGCTACCCGTAGAGATGTATATCGACTGGGTACGCTATTACGAGCCTAAGAAAAATTAA
- a CDS encoding ThuA domain-containing protein → MILNAERESTVLKGKKVLYVYGGWDGHEPRQSVDIFVPWLRAEGAEVIVSDKLDTYADKELMESLDLIVQVVTMAKITQEQEKGLLEAVKAGCGFAGWHGGIGDSFRENTEYQFMVGGQWVAHPGGIIDYRVKITDHKDGVTRGLNDFDMHSEQYFVHVDPNVKVLATTTFTGEHSSWIDGCVVPVAWKKYYGTGRVFYSSLGHVMSDFNVLQALEIQKRGIRWAAESKYRPKEQWVSPVYK, encoded by the coding sequence ATGATCCTCAATGCGGAGAGGGAGAGCACGGTTTTAAAAGGCAAGAAAGTTTTGTATGTTTATGGGGGCTGGGATGGCCATGAACCCCGGCAGTCCGTCGACATCTTCGTGCCGTGGCTCCGAGCTGAAGGTGCGGAGGTAATTGTTTCCGATAAACTGGATACGTATGCCGACAAGGAACTGATGGAGTCCCTTGATCTTATCGTTCAGGTTGTCACGATGGCCAAAATAACGCAGGAGCAGGAAAAAGGGCTGCTGGAAGCGGTTAAGGCAGGATGCGGTTTTGCCGGATGGCACGGAGGAATCGGGGATTCTTTCCGGGAAAATACGGAATATCAGTTTATGGTTGGCGGACAATGGGTGGCTCATCCCGGCGGAATTATCGATTACCGGGTGAAGATTACCGATCATAAGGATGGAGTTACCCGGGGATTGAACGATTTTGACATGCACTCCGAACAGTATTTCGTACACGTCGATCCCAACGTGAAAGTGCTTGCCACAACGACTTTTACTGGAGAGCATTCCTCATGGATTGATGGATGTGTTGTTCCTGTTGCGTGGAAAAAGTACTACGGGACCGGACGAGTTTTTTACTCCTCCCTGGGGCACGTAATGAGTGACTTTAACGTTCTGCAGGCCCTGGAGATTCAAAAGAGGGGAATCCGATGGGCGGCCGAAAGCAAATACCGGCCGAAAGAACAATGGGTCAGTCCCGTGTATAAGTAA
- the queF gene encoding NADPH-dependent 7-cyano-7-deazaguanine reductase QueF: MSQTENLSLLGKKTAYKQDYAPEVLEAFENKHQSNDYWVTFDCPEFTSLCPITGQPDFATIRIDYIPDVKMVESKSLKIYLFSFRNHGAFHEDCVNIIMKDLIGLMDPKYIEVTGVFTPRGGISIYPYVNYGRSGTRYERLAEERLFNHSFPLNT; this comes from the coding sequence ATGTCTCAAACCGAAAACTTAAGCCTTCTCGGCAAAAAAACAGCATACAAGCAAGATTACGCTCCCGAGGTATTGGAAGCTTTTGAAAACAAGCACCAAAGTAACGATTACTGGGTTACCTTTGATTGTCCCGAGTTCACGAGTTTATGTCCCATAACAGGACAACCCGACTTCGCCACCATACGGATCGATTATATTCCCGACGTAAAAATGGTAGAGAGCAAATCGTTAAAGATCTATCTGTTCAGTTTTCGCAATCACGGTGCTTTTCACGAGGATTGTGTCAACATCATTATGAAAGACCTCATCGGGTTGATGGATCCGAAGTATATTGAAGTTACCGGAGTTTTTACTCCCCGCGGCGGCATCAGCATTTATCCGTATGTCAACTACGGCCGTTCCGGTACCCGATACGAGAGATTGGCTGAGGAAAGACTGTTTAACCATTCGTTTCCCCTAAATACCTGA
- a CDS encoding DUF1345 domain-containing protein: MISLFITGGAFFLIEREVPVLFRLMIAWIIFSCVFLILSWMVIFLRQVDQIKKKAVEDDGSTIFVFFMVIISSFTNIFIVLLLMMSKDQTFMENPFFVPLNVAGILLSWAMMHTIYVFHYAHEYYNGTGIKGERFTGGLDFPSEKNPDYMDFAYFSFVMGSTFQVSDVSIVSKRIRRIALVHGVLSFLFNTFVVALTINIIAGLMK; this comes from the coding sequence TTGATCAGTTTGTTCATTACCGGTGGTGCCTTTTTTCTGATAGAAAGAGAGGTCCCCGTTCTTTTTCGCTTAATGATTGCCTGGATTATTTTTTCGTGTGTTTTTCTAATCCTCAGTTGGATGGTTATCTTTTTGCGTCAGGTAGATCAGATTAAGAAAAAAGCGGTGGAAGATGACGGGAGTACAATATTTGTGTTCTTCATGGTGATCATCTCTTCTTTTACCAATATTTTTATCGTTCTGTTGTTGATGATGTCCAAGGATCAAACATTCATGGAAAACCCTTTTTTCGTTCCTCTTAATGTGGCAGGTATCCTTTTGAGTTGGGCGATGATGCATACGATTTATGTCTTTCATTACGCTCATGAATATTACAATGGAACGGGAATTAAAGGCGAACGATTTACGGGAGGTCTGGACTTTCCTTCAGAGAAAAACCCCGATTATATGGACTTTGCGTATTTCTCTTTTGTGATGGGCTCTACCTTTCAGGTTTCCGATGTTTCTATTGTTTCGAAGAGAATACGCCGTATTGCACTGGTGCATGGAGTCCTGTCTTTTTTGTTCAACACTTTTGTTGTGGCTCTTACCATTAACATTATTGCGGGACTCATGAAGTGA